The Zalophus californianus isolate mZalCal1 chromosome X, mZalCal1.pri.v2, whole genome shotgun sequence genome window below encodes:
- the MBTPS2 gene encoding membrane-bound transcription factor site-2 protease isoform X1 has translation MIPVSLVVVVVGGWTAVYLTDLVLKSSVYFKHSYEDWLENNGLSISPFHIRWQTAVFNRAFYSWGRRKARMLYQWFNFGMVFGVIAMFSSFFLLGKTLMQTLAQMMADSPSSYTSSSSSSSSSSSSSASSFSSSSSSSSSSSSSSLHNEQVLQVVVPGINLPVNQLTYFFAAVLISGVVHEIGHGIAAIREQVRFNGFGIFLFVIYPGAFVDLFTTHLQLISPVQQLRIFCAENSEILTDTVELHQIHVETVPVATVPVAAVPVETIPVETIPMETIPVETIPVEAVAMETITEYEIISGSWVHGGHHHPPLIALQPLFISNSNQGDHDQEIIMVQTQEEVVGYYESDNLQANSSFENQMIIPVDEDNGFQPTVTSLSATTSPSTYSRSKKRSRKASGKKNYTIGEPQAGSSNSKEMGPKKWEQKQVQIKTLEGEFSVTMWSPSEKRDDGTGQIENSAPDYSEYMTGKKLPPEGIPGIDLSDPKQLAEFTRMKPRKPREDAPRTIACPHKGCVKMFRDNSALRKHLHTHGPRVHVCAECGKAFVESSKLKRHQLVHTGEKPFQCTFEGCGKRFSLDFNLRTHVRIHTGDKPYVCPFDGCSKKFAQSTNLKSHILTHVKNKNSP, from the exons ATGATTCCAGTGTCgctggtggtagtggtggtgggcGGCTGGACTGCCGTCTACCTGACCGACTTGGTACTGAAG tCATCTGTGTATTTTAAGCATTCTTATGAAGACTGGCTGGAAAACAACGGATTGAGCATCTCCCCTTTTCACATAAGATGGCAAACTGCTGTTTTCAATCGTGCCTTTTACAGTTGGGGACGGCGGAAAGCAAGGATGCTTTACCAGTg GTTCAATTTTGGAATGGTGTTTGGCGTAATTGCCATGTTCagctcttttttcctccttgggAAAACGTTAATGCAGACTTTGGCACAGATGATGGCTGACTCTCCCTCTTCTTatacttcctcctcttcttcctcttcctcttcctcctcttcctctgcttcttccttttcatcatcttcctcttcctcctcctcttcctcctcctcctcacttcaCAATGAGCAAGTGCTACAAGTTGTG GTTCCTGGTATAAATTTACCTGTCAACCAACTGACCTATTTCTTCGCTGCAGTTCTCATTAGTGGTGTTGTACATGAAATTGGACATGGGATAGCAGCTATtag GGAACAAGTTCGATTTAATGgctttgggatttttctcttcGTTATTTATCCTGGAGCATTTGTTGATCTGTTCACCACTCATTTGCAACTTATATCACCAGTCCAGCAGCTAAGGATATTCTGTGCAG AAAATTCGGAGATACTTACAGATACTGTGGAGCTGCACCAGATCCATGTGGAGACCGTCCCAGTAGCGACCGTCCCCGTGGCGGCTGTCCCTGTGGAGACCATCCCCGTGGAGACCATCCCCATGGAGACCATTCCTGTCGAGACCATCCCTGTGGAGGCTGTGGCGATGGAAACCATCACAGAGTATGAGATTATCAGCGGCAGTTGGGTCCACGGTGgccaccaccatccacctctgATCGCACTGCAACCGCTTTTTATCAGCAACTCGAACCAAGGGGACCACGACCAGGAAATAATCATGGTGCAGACACAGGAGGAAGTGGTGGGCTACTACGAGTCAGACAACCTGCAGGCCAACAGCAGTTTCGAGAACCAGATGATCATTCCGGTTGATGAAGACAACGGCTTCCAGCCGACCGTGACTTCCTTGTCAGCTACCACATCACCGTCAACCTACAGCCGCAGCAAGAAGCGCAGCAGAAAGGCCAGCGGTAAGAAAAATTACACCATCGGTGAGCCCCAGGCGGGAAGTAGCAACTCCAAGGAGATGGGCCCCAAGAAATGGGAGCAGAAGCAGGTGCAGATCAAAACTCTGGAGGGTGAGTTCTCTGTCACCATGTGGTCCCCAAGTGAGAAAAGAGACGATGGGACAGGACAGATTGAGAACTCCGCTCCTGATTATTCAGAGTACATGACAGGGAAGAAGCTTCCTCCCGAAGGAATACCTGGTATTGATCTCTCAGATCCTAAACAACTGGCAGAATTTACTAGAATGAAACCAAGAAAACCCAGAGAAGATGCTCCAAGAACAATAGCTTGCCCTCATAAAGGCTGTGTGAAGATGTTCAGGGATAACTCTGCTCTGCGGAAACATCTGCACACACACGGTCCTAGAGTCCATGTATGTGCAGAATGTGGCAAAGCTTTTGTCGAGAGCTCAAAATTAAAACGACATCAACTGGTGcatactggagagaagccctTTCAGTGCACGTTTGAAGGCTGCGGAAAACGCTTCTCTCTGGATTTCAATTTGCGTACACATGTGCGAATCCATACTGGAGACAAGCCCTACGTATGCCCCTTTGATGGTTGCAGTAAGAAGTTCGCTCAGTCAACTAACCTGAAATCTCATATCTTAACACACGTAAAGAATAAAAACAGCCCGTAA